A region from the Campylobacter blaseri genome encodes:
- a CDS encoding phage tail protein, which yields MVLVLGGYEFSWQMINNMGLESEFGLSENERVANYPSLFRANLGKQNITLNCKTLPFAKHGNSALKPLYDLASLGLSYPLVSGNGEYFGRFVIEKISENRAIFTKDGHFFTQTFNLTLKRDYDI from the coding sequence ATGGTTTTGGTTCTTGGAGGATATGAGTTTAGTTGGCAAATGATAAATAATATGGGCTTAGAAAGCGAGTTTGGACTTAGCGAAAATGAAAGAGTTGCTAACTATCCATCACTTTTTAGAGCAAATTTAGGTAAGCAAAACATAACTCTAAATTGTAAAACATTGCCATTTGCAAAGCATGGCAACAGTGCTTTAAAACCATTATACGATTTAGCCAGCTTAGGACTAAGCTATCCGCTTGTAAGTGGTAACGGAGAATACTTTGGCAGATTTGTCATTGAAAAAATAAGTGAAAATAGAGCCATTTTTACCAAAGATGGGCATTTTTTTACTCAAACTTTTAATTTAACACTAAAGAGGGATTATGATATATAA
- a CDS encoding phage late control D family protein gives MVRVPNFKLIAKGKDITKTIKKELIELSFEDKEGSESDEISFRVNGIYQKPFFGDSLELWLGYGDELFKCGKFSVQTTETDYTANTTEVRATAVNFASPIKVKKSRTWQDTTLFTIVKKIADENSLSVKIAGDDFNVSSKLQDNLSDLDFLYGLCFELNYLMAVKNGAIIVTSKDARSDELGSKVTPKNKALPKNEIRLSECHTLRISSANRNVYNATILEWQDSESGKTKSIKVGSGNNAYKMRIAAPKSDAEAFKIGESKLNELQRGGINGSLECDGKEVKAGGKLKLIGVANYEDVEFSIKSVTHTLNNTTYTISVEFEG, from the coding sequence ATGGTAAGAGTGCCAAATTTTAAATTAATTGCAAAAGGTAAAGATATAACCAAAACTATTAAAAAAGAGCTAATAGAGCTTAGCTTTGAAGATAAAGAAGGCAGTGAGAGCGATGAGATAAGTTTTAGAGTTAATGGAATTTATCAAAAGCCATTCTTTGGCGATAGCTTGGAGCTTTGGCTTGGATATGGCGATGAACTTTTTAAGTGTGGTAAATTTAGTGTTCAAACTACCGAAACAGACTACACTGCAAATACGACCGAAGTAAGAGCAACTGCAGTTAATTTTGCAAGTCCTATCAAAGTTAAAAAAAGTAGAACCTGGCAAGATACAACGCTTTTTACCATAGTTAAAAAGATAGCAGACGAGAATTCTCTTAGCGTCAAGATAGCTGGAGATGATTTTAATGTAAGCTCAAAACTCCAGGATAATTTAAGTGATTTAGATTTTTTATATGGATTATGCTTTGAACTTAATTACTTAATGGCTGTTAAAAATGGAGCTATTATAGTAACAAGCAAGGATGCAAGAAGTGATGAGCTTGGAAGCAAAGTAACTCCAAAAAATAAAGCTTTACCAAAAAACGAAATTAGACTTAGTGAGTGCCACACTCTAAGAATTAGTAGTGCAAATAGAAATGTCTATAATGCCACTATTTTGGAGTGGCAAGATAGTGAGAGTGGAAAGACTAAAAGCATTAAAGTTGGAAGTGGAAACAATGCTTATAAGATGAGAATTGCAGCACCAAAGAGTGATGCTGAGGCTTTTAAAATCGGCGAAAGTAAGTTAAATGAACTACAACGTGGCGGAATTAACGGCTCACTTGAGTGTGATGGAAAAGAGGTTAAAGCTGGTGGAAAACTAAAACTAATTGGCGTTGCTAATTATGAAGATGTTGAGTTTTCAATTAAAAGCGTAACACATACATTAAATAATACTACATACACTATTAGTGTTGAGTTTGAGGGCTGA
- a CDS encoding tail protein X, giving the protein MIYKAKENERLDSIVYRHYGGLKHFELVLEINAKLGVKLKAGDRVILPEIKEKEEIKELKSLW; this is encoded by the coding sequence ATGATATATAAAGCAAAAGAAAACGAAAGGCTTGATAGCATTGTTTATCGCCACTATGGAGGTTTAAAGCACTTTGAGTTGGTGCTTGAAATAAATGCAAAACTTGGGGTTAAGCTAAAAGCTGGAGATAGAGTAATCTTACCTGAAATAAAAGAAAAAGAAGAGATAAAGGAGCTAAAAAGCCTATGGTAA
- a CDS encoding methionine ABC transporter ATP-binding protein: MIKVKNLVKSYGNIEVLKDINFEVKKGEIFALVGHSGAGKSTLLRCMNGLENYQGGSLKINGVEINSIKGKELREFRKNVGMIFQHFALMSRKTVFENVAIPLIFWKYDKEYIEKRVYELLEIVGLKDKAHVYPNELSGGQKQRVAIARALALNPEILLSDEATSALDPNTTKSILELLAKINKEFGITIVIVTHEMEVVKSIAHKAILLVNGVITNNGMIDELFLQPDENMREFLGEEEILPQTGTNIRLCFPKDVAFNPVITSMAKDLNIDFNIVWGRIEKLGEDVLGILVINLEDEHSKKVEQYLEKSGVIWELVK; this comes from the coding sequence TTGATAAAAGTTAAAAATTTAGTCAAATCTTATGGCAACATTGAGGTCTTAAAAGACATAAATTTTGAGGTTAAAAAAGGTGAAATTTTTGCACTTGTAGGACATAGTGGGGCTGGAAAAAGCACACTTTTAAGATGCATGAATGGGCTTGAAAATTATCAAGGTGGGAGCTTAAAGATAAATGGTGTTGAAATTAACTCTATAAAAGGTAAAGAGCTTAGAGAATTTAGAAAAAATGTTGGAATGATTTTTCAACATTTTGCCTTAATGAGTAGAAAGACCGTATTTGAAAATGTGGCAATTCCACTAATTTTTTGGAAGTATGATAAAGAGTATATTGAAAAAAGAGTTTATGAGCTTTTAGAGATAGTTGGTCTAAAAGATAAAGCCCATGTTTATCCAAACGAATTAAGTGGCGGACAAAAGCAAAGAGTTGCCATAGCTAGAGCCTTAGCTCTAAATCCTGAAATTTTACTAAGCGATGAAGCTACTTCAGCACTTGATCCAAATACCACAAAATCCATTTTAGAGCTTTTAGCGAAAATCAACAAAGAATTTGGGATAACTATAGTAATTGTTACTCATGAGATGGAAGTTGTAAAAAGCATTGCGCATAAGGCTATTTTATTAGTCAATGGAGTTATAACTAATAATGGCATGATTGATGAGCTGTTTTTACAACCTGATGAAAATATGAGAGAGTTTTTAGGAGAAGAGGAAATTCTACCACAAACAGGTACAAATATTAGACTATGTTTTCCAAAAGATGTAGCCTTTAATCCTGTTATAACAAGTATGGCAAAAGATTTAAATATAGACTTTAACATAGTTTGGGGTCGTATTGAAAAACTAGGTGAAGATGTGCTTGGTATTTTAGTTATAAATTTAGAAGATGAACATAGTAAAAAAGTTGAGCAATATCTTGAAAAAAGTGGCGTTATATGGGAGCTAGTAAAATGA
- a CDS encoding valine--tRNA ligase, with the protein MAEFYDPKQIEDKFYKICEERGYFEIDGNKEIIEQNKNGKDKTFCIMMPPPNVTGVLHIGHALTFTLQDIMTRYKRMDGYKTLYQPGLDHAGIATQNVVEKQLLVQGVKKEDIGRDEFVKKVWEWKEQSGGSIVHQMRKLGITPVWSRERFTMDEGLKKAVKKAFVNLYNKGIIERNNYMINWCTHDGALSDIEVEHKEHKGKLYHLKYYFKDSDEYIVLATTRPETYFGDSAVMVNPSDERYTNLIGKKVVLPIINREIEIIADEYVDMEFGTGIVKVTPAHDLNDYEVGKRHNLEFITIFDEKGILNNECGKFAGLERLEARDIIVEELSKLGNVEKIEDYTNQVGYCYRCKNVVEPYISKQWFVKSEIADNAIKMVNEGGATFYPAHWINSFNAWMRELRDWCISRQLWWGHQIPVFYCDDCGHIWADEEDKPECCPKCQSKNFHQDPDVLDTWFSSGLWPISTLGWGNGEALKGEKWFENDLKEFYPNTMLITGFDILFFWVARMMFQSKNAVEKLPFKDIYLHALVKDKDGNKMSKSKGNVIDPLNMINEYSADILRFTLALLAVQGRDIRLSDEKLLQVRNFTNKLYNAHKYLLLKRDTFVDLKDCEMKTNLGKYLESRFQICVNEVRKNIDEYRFNDAANTIYKFLWDEFCDWGIELSKANSDSVAELGAIFKESMKLLSPFMPFLSEYLYHELSGTSLENSTSIMVSKYPKVKEVDEDTQNLFNVVIESIIAVRRAKAAVDLGNSKIDKAFVKLNDNLDINLDDYTRYINLLAKCDSISFVDKKIDNSVVDVSENLSVFIPLDGIDTSAIKTRLNSQKTKLEKEIAKLENMLNNEKFVANAPKEVIQTNKDGLNSAKEKLQKVESELRSFG; encoded by the coding sequence ATGGCTGAATTTTATGATCCAAAACAGATTGAAGATAAATTTTATAAAATATGTGAAGAGCGTGGATATTTTGAAATTGATGGAAATAAAGAAATTATAGAGCAAAATAAAAATGGTAAAGATAAAACATTTTGCATAATGATGCCACCTCCAAATGTTACAGGTGTTTTACATATAGGACACGCCCTAACCTTTACATTGCAAGATATTATGACAAGATATAAAAGAATGGATGGATATAAAACATTGTATCAACCAGGGCTTGATCATGCTGGTATTGCTACTCAAAATGTTGTTGAAAAACAGCTTTTAGTACAAGGTGTTAAAAAAGAAGATATTGGTAGAGATGAGTTTGTAAAAAAAGTTTGGGAATGGAAAGAACAAAGTGGCGGATCCATAGTTCATCAAATGAGAAAACTTGGAATTACTCCTGTTTGGAGTAGAGAGCGTTTCACAATGGATGAAGGGCTTAAAAAAGCCGTTAAAAAAGCCTTCGTAAATCTTTATAATAAAGGAATTATTGAGCGAAACAACTATATGATAAATTGGTGTACTCACGATGGAGCATTAAGCGATATTGAAGTTGAGCATAAAGAGCATAAAGGCAAATTATATCATTTAAAATACTACTTTAAAGATAGTGATGAGTATATAGTTTTAGCTACAACAAGACCTGAAACATACTTTGGTGATAGTGCTGTTATGGTAAATCCAAGTGATGAAAGATATACAAATTTAATAGGAAAAAAAGTAGTTTTACCTATTATAAATAGAGAAATTGAAATAATAGCTGATGAGTATGTTGATATGGAGTTTGGAACAGGAATTGTAAAAGTAACTCCTGCGCATGACTTAAATGACTATGAAGTTGGAAAAAGACATAATTTAGAGTTTATAACTATCTTTGATGAAAAAGGTATTTTAAATAATGAGTGTGGCAAATTTGCAGGGCTTGAAAGACTAGAGGCTAGAGACATAATAGTTGAAGAACTTAGCAAACTTGGCAATGTTGAAAAGATAGAAGATTACACAAATCAAGTTGGGTATTGCTATAGGTGTAAAAATGTTGTTGAGCCATACATCTCAAAACAATGGTTTGTAAAAAGCGAGATAGCTGACAACGCCATAAAAATGGTAAATGAAGGTGGCGCTACTTTCTACCCAGCTCACTGGATAAATAGTTTTAATGCTTGGATGAGAGAACTTAGAGATTGGTGTATATCTCGCCAACTTTGGTGGGGACATCAAATTCCTGTATTTTATTGCGATGATTGTGGACATATTTGGGCAGATGAAGAGGATAAACCAGAGTGTTGTCCAAAATGTCAAAGTAAAAATTTCCACCAAGACCCTGATGTTCTTGATACGTGGTTTAGTTCTGGACTTTGGCCTATTTCAACCCTTGGCTGGGGAAATGGCGAGGCTTTAAAGGGTGAAAAATGGTTTGAAAACGACCTTAAAGAGTTCTATCCAAATACAATGCTAATAACTGGCTTTGATATACTATTTTTTTGGGTTGCTAGAATGATGTTTCAAAGTAAAAATGCTGTAGAGAAATTGCCATTTAAAGATATCTATCTTCATGCTTTGGTTAAAGATAAAGATGGCAATAAAATGAGTAAAAGTAAAGGCAATGTGATCGATCCTTTAAATATGATTAATGAATACAGCGCTGATATTTTACGTTTTACTCTTGCACTTTTAGCGGTTCAAGGAAGAGATATTAGGCTTAGTGATGAAAAATTACTTCAAGTAAGAAATTTCACAAACAAACTCTATAATGCACACAAATATCTACTTTTAAAAAGAGATACTTTTGTTGATTTAAAAGATTGTGAAATGAAGACAAATTTAGGCAAATACTTAGAAAGTAGATTTCAAATTTGTGTAAATGAAGTTAGAAAAAACATTGATGAGTATAGATTTAATGATGCTGCAAACACAATATATAAGTTTTTATGGGATGAATTTTGTGATTGGGGAATTGAACTTAGCAAAGCAAATAGTGACAGCGTAGCCGAACTTGGTGCGATTTTTAAAGAGTCAATGAAACTACTTAGTCCGTTTATGCCATTTTTAAGTGAGTATTTATACCATGAACTAAGTGGAACAAGCCTAGAAAATAGTACCTCAATAATGGTATCAAAATATCCAAAAGTAAAAGAAGTAGATGAAGATACTCAAAATTTATTTAATGTAGTTATAGAAAGTATAATTGCAGTAAGACGAGCAAAAGCAGCTGTGGATTTAGGAAACTCAAAGATAGATAAGGCATTTGTAAAACTAAACGATAATTTAGATATAAATTTAGATGATTATACAAGATATATAAATCTTTTAGCGAAGTGTGATAGTATAAGTTTTGTTGATAAAAAGATTGATAATTCAGTTGTTGATGTTAGTGAGAATTTATCTGTATTTATTCCACTTGATGGGATTGATACAAGTGCTATAAAAACTAGACTAAACTCACAAAAAACTAAACTTGAAAAAGAGATAGCAAAACTTGAAAATATGCTAAATAATGAAAAATTTGTTGCAAATGCACCAAAAGAAGTTATACAAACAAATAAAGATGGATTAAATAGTGCAAAAGAAAAATTACAAAAAGTTGAAAGTGAACTTAGGAGTTTTGGTTGA
- a CDS encoding methionine ABC transporter permease — protein MFLGIGGWFEGLIGSKAYRIWIDILLKATWETLYMSITATFFATFFGLLTAVVLVLTRKGGLMENKPLYAFLDLVVNIFRSFPFIILIIVLFPFVKLIVGTSIGTDASIVPLTIGTAPFIARLIENALIEVDDGVIEAAKSYGASNFQIIFRIMLVEAIPALVNVLTLTLIVVIGFSAMAGTLGGGGLGDVAIRYGFQRFMADIMAYTVIILIVMVQIFQMIGNNVYKKVKR, from the coding sequence ATGTTTTTAGGCATTGGAGGGTGGTTTGAGGGTTTAATCGGCTCAAAAGCTTATAGGATATGGATAGATATACTCTTAAAAGCCACGTGGGAAACTCTATATATGAGCATAACCGCAACTTTTTTTGCAACTTTTTTTGGACTTTTAACGGCAGTTGTTTTGGTTCTAACAAGAAAAGGTGGTCTTATGGAAAACAAACCACTTTATGCTTTTCTTGATTTAGTTGTAAATATTTTTAGAAGTTTTCCATTTATTATATTGATAATTGTACTTTTCCCATTTGTAAAGCTTATAGTTGGTACTAGTATAGGGACAGATGCCTCTATAGTTCCACTTACCATTGGAACAGCACCATTTATAGCTAGACTTATAGAAAATGCATTGATAGAAGTTGATGATGGAGTTATAGAGGCTGCTAAAAGCTATGGTGCAAGTAACTTCCAAATAATTTTTAGAATTATGCTAGTTGAGGCTATACCTGCTTTGGTAAATGTTTTAACTTTAACACTAATAGTAGTTATAGGATTTTCGGCAATGGCTGGAACTTTAGGTGGTGGCGGTCTTGGAGATGTTGCTATAAGATATGGTTTTCAAAGGTTTATGGCTGATATCATGGCCTATACTGTTATAATACTTATCGTAATGGTTCAAATATTCCAAATGATAGGAAACAATGTCTATAAAAAAGTAAAAAGGTAG
- a CDS encoding MetQ/NlpA family ABC transporter substrate-binding protein: MKKITTILATIGLTLSLNAAEKIIVGATPVPHAEILEVIKPELKKAGYDLEIKVFNDYVVPNLAVNDGEIDANYFQHIPYLKEFNKNKGTNLVETVGVHLEPMGVYSKKIKNLSELKDGSKVSIPNDPTNESRALDVLETAGLIKLDKNVVLKTPLDIVENPKNLEFVEIEAATLPRTLDDVEISVINTNYALSAGFNPLKDALALESKDSPYTNIVAVKAENKDSKKIKALNEALQTEVVKKFILEKYEGSILPTF; encoded by the coding sequence ATGAAAAAAATTACAACGATATTAGCAACAATAGGTTTAACATTAAGTCTTAATGCAGCAGAAAAAATTATAGTAGGAGCAACTCCAGTTCCACATGCTGAAATTTTAGAGGTTATAAAACCAGAGCTTAAAAAGGCTGGATATGATTTGGAAATCAAAGTATTTAATGACTATGTAGTTCCAAATTTAGCAGTTAATGATGGTGAAATAGATGCAAACTATTTTCAACATATTCCATATTTAAAGGAATTTAATAAAAACAAAGGCACAAATTTAGTAGAAACGGTTGGTGTTCATTTAGAGCCAATGGGTGTGTATAGCAAAAAGATAAAAAATCTTAGCGAACTTAAAGATGGCTCAAAAGTTTCTATTCCAAACGATCCTACAAATGAAAGCAGAGCATTGGATGTTTTAGAAACTGCGGGTCTTATAAAACTTGATAAAAATGTAGTCTTAAAAACTCCACTTGATATAGTTGAAAATCCAAAAAATCTTGAATTTGTAGAGATTGAGGCTGCAACTCTTCCTAGAACTTTGGATGATGTTGAAATTTCAGTTATCAATACAAACTATGCTCTAAGTGCAGGCTTTAACCCACTAAAGGATGCTTTAGCACTTGAAAGTAAAGATAGCCCTTACACTAACATAGTTGCTGTAAAAGCTGAAAACAAAGATAGCAAGAAAATAAAAGCATTAAATGAAGCACTTCAAACTGAAGTTGTTAAAAAATTTATTTTAGAAAAATATGAAGGCTCAATACTTCCAACATTTTAA
- a CDS encoding S24 family peptidase: protein MDMNEVIEKIKDILASEGKNTKDIDVANALGINANTFAQMKFRNKVPYKEVMDFLSKKDISINLFFYNQELGDEDKRYKVLRMFDVKASLGGGAWNDDEEYEEVIMDKKIVNRFEKSNCSQSYPIDIISAMGESMEPYICDGDLCMIAVGMPFKDGNVYAINTPDGVVIKECYK, encoded by the coding sequence ATGGATATGAATGAGGTTATCGAAAAAATAAAAGACATTTTAGCAAGTGAGGGAAAGAATACTAAAGATATAGATGTAGCAAATGCACTAGGTATTAATGCTAATACTTTTGCACAAATGAAATTTAGAAACAAAGTGCCATATAAAGAAGTAATGGACTTCTTATCTAAAAAAGATATATCAATCAATCTTTTCTTTTACAACCAAGAGCTTGGCGATGAAGATAAGAGATATAAAGTGCTTAGAATGTTTGATGTTAAGGCTTCTTTGGGCGGTGGTGCTTGGAACGATGATGAAGAGTATGAAGAGGTTATTATGGATAAGAAGATAGTGAATAGATTTGAAAAAAGCAATTGCAGCCAGTCATATCCTATTGATATAATAAGTGCCATGGGTGAGAGTATGGAGCCTTACATTTGTGATGGTGATTTGTGTATGATAGCGGTTGGAATGCCTTTTAAAGATGGAAATGTATATGCTATTAATACTCCTGATGGTGTAGTAATAAAAGAGTGTTATAAATAA